A genome region from Streptomyces antimycoticus includes the following:
- a CDS encoding DUF3492 domain-containing protein codes for MRVGLLTEGGYPYATGDARVWCDRLVRGLAQHEFEVYALSRGPGQEAGGWGDLPRHVGLVRTAPLWGEPERRGGGWGGRRQRRRFAEHFGELAAAISAPYGSGAPHGSGVPGRSTAEADRFANGLHGLADLAGEYGGLPAALRSEDAVRTLERACRSLGAPHGTHQVRVADLLTVTEALERALRPLSLDWYGDGAGGDPGLSGVDLCHAATGGAAVLPGLLAKRRFGTPLLLTEYGVRLRECYLAGAAGVAGGRPLPGPVRTLLAGFHGRLAAEAYARADLITPGNTHTRRWQERCGAERERLRTVYPGMDAARFAEVGEQGAAPSGGDDRTLVWVGRIEPPKDVIALLHAFAEVRRWQPDARLRIIETRRGEDPGTDGYPAHCRALAEHLFPDEAADAHSAGDNPVSFERLGDPEVPTLADAYGAGGIVVLSSVVEGFPVGLVEAMFCGRATVSTDVGAVCEVIGGTGLVVPPRNPRALADACLAMLGDPERCARLGAAARARALELFTVEQNVAAFRGIYLELMSHCPVRREEVGEGGGPLPFARPAEAHVPGRWTAGRDGEGFGHWLPGSLASRAAPEHTPTWATPPPREPLGVGPRPSEEGA; via the coding sequence ATGCGCGTAGGACTGCTTACGGAGGGTGGCTATCCGTATGCGACCGGTGATGCGCGGGTGTGGTGCGACCGGCTGGTGCGCGGGCTCGCCCAGCATGAGTTCGAGGTGTACGCGCTCAGCCGCGGCCCAGGCCAGGAGGCCGGCGGCTGGGGCGATCTGCCGCGCCACGTCGGCCTGGTGCGCACCGCGCCGCTGTGGGGCGAGCCGGAGCGCCGGGGGGGCGGGTGGGGCGGCCGTCGGCAGCGGCGGCGGTTCGCCGAGCACTTCGGGGAGCTGGCCGCGGCGATCAGCGCGCCTTACGGTTCCGGTGCGCCCCACGGCTCCGGTGTGCCCGGCCGCTCCACTGCCGAGGCGGACCGTTTCGCCAATGGTCTCCACGGCCTCGCGGACCTCGCCGGGGAGTACGGCGGACTGCCCGCCGCGCTCCGCTCCGAGGACGCCGTAAGGACGCTGGAGCGGGCGTGCCGCAGCCTAGGGGCGCCCCACGGCACCCACCAGGTGCGGGTCGCCGATCTGCTGACCGTCACCGAGGCGCTGGAGCGCGCGCTGCGCCCGCTGTCGCTCGACTGGTACGGCGACGGCGCCGGAGGCGATCCGGGGCTGTCCGGGGTCGATCTGTGCCACGCCGCGACCGGCGGCGCGGCGGTGCTCCCCGGGCTGCTGGCCAAGCGCCGCTTCGGCACACCGCTGCTGCTCACCGAGTACGGCGTACGGCTGCGCGAGTGCTATCTGGCGGGCGCGGCCGGCGTGGCGGGCGGCCGGCCGCTCCCCGGGCCCGTACGGACCCTGTTGGCCGGGTTCCACGGCCGGCTGGCCGCCGAGGCGTACGCACGGGCGGATCTGATCACCCCGGGTAATACGCATACGCGCCGCTGGCAGGAGCGGTGCGGCGCCGAGCGGGAGCGGCTGCGCACCGTCTATCCGGGCATGGACGCCGCCCGCTTCGCGGAGGTCGGCGAGCAGGGCGCGGCCCCGTCCGGCGGCGATGACCGGACGCTGGTGTGGGTGGGCCGGATCGAGCCCCCCAAGGACGTCATCGCCCTGCTGCACGCCTTCGCGGAGGTGCGCAGGTGGCAGCCGGACGCCCGGCTGAGGATCATCGAGACCCGGCGCGGCGAGGACCCGGGGACGGACGGCTATCCGGCCCACTGCCGGGCGCTGGCCGAGCATCTCTTCCCCGACGAGGCGGCGGACGCCCACTCCGCCGGTGACAACCCGGTCTCCTTCGAGCGGCTCGGCGACCCCGAGGTGCCGACCCTGGCTGACGCCTATGGGGCCGGCGGCATCGTGGTGCTGTCCAGCGTGGTCGAGGGCTTCCCGGTCGGGCTGGTCGAGGCGATGTTCTGCGGACGGGCCACGGTGTCCACGGATGTGGGCGCGGTGTGCGAGGTCATCGGCGGCACCGGCCTCGTGGTGCCCCCGCGCAATCCCCGGGCGCTCGCGGACGCGTGCCTGGCGATGCTGGGCGACCCCGAGCGCTGTGCGCGCCTGGGCGCCGCCGCGCGCGCCCGTGCGCTGGAGCTCTTCACCGTCGAGCAGAACGTCGCGGCCTTCCGCGGGATCTATCTGGAGCTGATGTCGCACTGCCCGGTGCGGCGCGAGGAGGTCGGTGAGGGCGGCGGGCCGCTGCCGTTCGCCCGCCCCGCCGAGGCCCATGTCCCGGGGCGCTGGACCGCGGGCCGCGACGGCGAGGGCTTCGGCCACTGGTTGCCCGGCTCGCTCGCCTCCCGCGCCGCCCCGGAACACACCCCCACCTGGGCCACCCCACCGCCGCGTGAGCCGCTGGGCGTGGGCCCGCGGCCGTCCGAGGAGGGCGCATGA
- a CDS encoding NAD-dependent epimerase/dehydratase family protein, which translates to MRVLLLGSGGFLGRYVAEHLLADPAVQLTALGRGDDADVRFDLSNGSPGALTRFLNAVHPGVVINCAGATRGGARELTRHNTVAVATVCESLRRSGCGARLVQIGCSAEYGPSQPGSSTAEDAVPRPGGPYGVSKLAATELVLGSGLDAVVLRVFSPVGPGTPAGSPLGRLAEAMRRAMQSGESELKLSGLGVQRDFVDVRDVARAVHAASLSAAQGVVNIGSGRAVRLREAASVLARVAGFGGALHEIDCPPGRVPAAAGHIPAPAHPHGTAHAHATAHGHAPAHPQAAGEHGGVPGGSGNATTYPYPDGCGSWQQADVRTARDRLGWRSRIPLEESLADIWMEAACRI; encoded by the coding sequence ATGAGAGTCCTGTTGCTCGGATCCGGCGGATTTCTCGGCCGCTATGTCGCCGAACACCTGCTTGCCGACCCCGCCGTCCAGCTCACCGCGCTCGGGCGCGGCGATGACGCCGATGTGCGGTTCGACCTCTCCAACGGCAGCCCCGGGGCGCTCACCCGCTTCCTCAACGCGGTCCATCCCGGCGTCGTGATCAACTGCGCCGGGGCGACCCGCGGCGGGGCGCGCGAGCTCACCCGGCACAACACCGTCGCCGTGGCGACCGTCTGCGAGTCGCTGCGCCGCAGCGGCTGCGGCGCCCGCCTCGTGCAGATCGGCTGCTCCGCCGAGTACGGGCCCTCGCAGCCCGGCTCGTCGACCGCCGAGGACGCCGTGCCGCGCCCCGGCGGCCCGTACGGCGTGAGCAAGCTCGCCGCGACCGAGCTGGTGCTGGGCTCCGGTCTTGACGCGGTGGTGCTGCGGGTCTTCTCGCCCGTGGGGCCCGGCACTCCGGCCGGTTCGCCGCTGGGGCGGCTCGCCGAGGCGATGCGGCGCGCGATGCAGTCCGGGGAGAGCGAGCTCAAGCTGAGCGGCCTCGGCGTGCAGCGCGACTTCGTGGACGTACGGGACGTGGCGCGGGCGGTCCACGCGGCCTCGCTGTCGGCCGCGCAGGGCGTCGTCAACATCGGCAGCGGGCGCGCCGTACGGCTCCGCGAGGCGGCCTCCGTACTCGCCCGGGTCGCGGGCTTCGGGGGCGCCCTGCACGAGATCGACTGCCCGCCGGGGCGCGTCCCGGCCGCAGCCGGCCATATCCCGGCGCCCGCCCACCCCCATGGCACGGCCCACGCCCATGCCACCGCGCACGGCCACGCGCCCGCTCACCCCCAGGCGGCGGGCGAGCATGGCGGCGTCCCGGGAGGCTCCGGCAACGCGACCACCTATCCCTATCCGGACGGCTGCGGCAGCTGGCAGCAGGCCGATGTGCGCACCGCCCGCGACCGGCTCGGCTGGCGCTCCCGGATTCCGCTGGAGGAGTCCCTCGCCGACATCTGGATGGAGGCGGCATGTCGCATCTGA
- a CDS encoding spherulation-specific family 4 protein — protein MSHLIPAGPSQGTPATADRLGFGVPGYAHPLVAPTEWAELTRPGTPLHWAVLNVSRGPGASRDPHCLTAASRLRATGVRVLGHLDLRCGTRPFGELISDANHFLDWYQVDGFCLDRCPVDRPGLPDVRRTVATLRALLGGAYLVLGQGIHPHEGYMELADQLVTFRGSWADYRWSQVAEWTAGYPPERFCHQVHGVPRRHLEEALRIARWQGAGTIYFTDRTAHPEGRTCTDSPWKALPGYWDEIVSRLGPHVME, from the coding sequence ATGTCGCATCTGATCCCCGCGGGCCCTTCGCAGGGCACCCCGGCCACCGCCGACCGGCTGGGCTTCGGAGTGCCCGGCTACGCCCACCCCCTGGTCGCGCCCACCGAGTGGGCCGAGCTCACGCGCCCCGGCACGCCCCTGCACTGGGCGGTCCTCAATGTCTCCCGCGGCCCCGGCGCGAGCAGGGATCCGCACTGCCTTACGGCGGCGTCGAGGCTGCGCGCCACGGGCGTACGGGTGCTGGGCCACCTCGATCTGCGGTGCGGCACCCGCCCGTTCGGCGAGTTGATCAGTGACGCGAACCACTTTCTGGACTGGTACCAGGTCGACGGCTTCTGTCTGGACCGCTGCCCGGTGGACCGCCCCGGTCTGCCGGACGTCCGCCGTACGGTGGCCACGCTACGGGCGCTGCTGGGCGGGGCGTATCTGGTCCTCGGCCAGGGCATCCACCCGCATGAGGGCTATATGGAGCTCGCCGATCAGCTGGTGACCTTCCGGGGCTCGTGGGCGGACTACCGCTGGTCCCAGGTGGCCGAGTGGACGGCGGGGTATCCGCCCGAACGGTTCTGCCACCAGGTGCACGGCGTCCCCCGCCGTCATCTCGAGGAAGCGCTGAGGATCGCCCGCTGGCAGGGCGCGGGCACGATCTACTTCACCGACCGTACGGCCCATCCTGAGGGGCGGACCTGCACGGATTCCCCCTGGAAGGCCCTGCCCGGCTACTGGGACGAAATCGTCTCGCGACTCGGACCACATGTCATGGAATGA
- a CDS encoding rhodanese-like domain-containing protein, which produces MTYRQVKVRKDPDCAVCGPNPTVTELIDYEAFCGVVSEEAQEAAAGSTITPKQLKEWIDDGESIDIIDVREPNEYEIVSIPGARLIPKNDFLMGGALQDLPQDKKIVLHCKTGVRSAEVLAVLKSAGFSDAVHVGGGVIGWVNQIEPEKPVY; this is translated from the coding sequence ATGACCTACCGCCAGGTCAAGGTCCGCAAGGACCCCGACTGCGCGGTCTGCGGTCCGAACCCGACCGTCACCGAGCTGATCGACTACGAGGCGTTCTGCGGTGTGGTCTCGGAGGAGGCCCAGGAGGCGGCGGCCGGTTCGACGATCACTCCCAAGCAGCTCAAGGAGTGGATCGACGACGGCGAGAGCATCGACATCATCGATGTCCGCGAGCCGAACGAGTACGAGATCGTCTCGATCCCCGGCGCCCGGCTGATCCCGAAGAACGACTTCCTGATGGGCGGCGCCCTCCAGGACCTGCCGCAGGACAAGAAGATCGTCTTGCATTGCAAGACGGGTGTCCGGTCGGCGGAGGTCCTGGCCGTCCTGAAGTCCGCGGGCTTCTCCGACGCAGTCCACGTGGGCGGCGGCGTGATCGGTTGGGTCAACCAGATCGAGCCCGAGAAGCCGGTCTACTGA
- a CDS encoding alpha/beta hydrolase — protein sequence MPSSPRTIRTRALVSMTAMVALITVAGCDGDGGSEQGKASAKPSAPAPAAPSGSGLPGSLTAQKLNWSSCPAPTAIQGTGEKPGGEWECATLKAPLDYAKPKGETIDLAMIRAKAKGPGKRIGSLVFNFGGPGGSGVSSLPGFAAAYDTLRSRYDLVSFDPRGVGESAGVTCQSDKQIDASDSVDGTPDDDAEVKTAMADAKAFIKGCQKRSGTVLAHVDTVSAARDMDLMRQVLGDDKLSYFGISYGTELGGVYAHLFPGRVGRAVLDAVVDPTEDPEQGSYGQAKGFQLALDNYLKDCAKKGAACPTGGDPAAGTDRIVDFLKRLDKKPLSTESGRKLTQDGALSGIAAALYDKESWKYLTLGLQEAIQLDEGNLLLAMADSMSGRDDDGHYSNINAANAAINCVDDRQRYTVTDVKAQLPRFRKASPVFGEYLAWGLLGCTDWPVEGTTDTPDVSAKGSAPILVVGNTGDPATPYEGARKMVKELGAGVGVEVTYKGQGHGAYNSGNACMTKTVNAYLLDGKVPASGTTCR from the coding sequence ATGCCGAGTTCCCCACGCACCATACGGACCAGGGCGCTGGTCTCCATGACCGCCATGGTCGCCCTCATCACCGTCGCGGGCTGCGACGGAGACGGGGGAAGCGAACAGGGCAAGGCCTCGGCCAAGCCCTCGGCGCCGGCCCCGGCAGCGCCCTCGGGCTCCGGGCTGCCGGGCTCGCTCACCGCTCAGAAGCTCAACTGGTCGTCCTGCCCTGCCCCGACCGCGATCCAGGGCACTGGTGAGAAGCCGGGAGGCGAGTGGGAATGCGCCACGCTCAAGGCGCCGCTGGACTACGCGAAGCCCAAGGGCGAGACGATCGATCTGGCCATGATCCGTGCCAAGGCCAAGGGGCCGGGCAAGCGCATCGGCTCCCTGGTGTTCAATTTCGGCGGACCCGGCGGCTCCGGTGTCTCCTCGCTCCCCGGTTTCGCCGCCGCCTACGACACCTTGCGCTCCCGCTATGACCTGGTGAGCTTCGATCCGCGCGGGGTCGGGGAGAGCGCCGGGGTGACCTGCCAGAGCGACAAGCAGATCGACGCCTCCGACTCCGTCGACGGCACTCCGGACGACGACGCCGAGGTCAAGACAGCGATGGCGGACGCCAAGGCGTTCATCAAGGGCTGCCAGAAGCGTTCCGGCACGGTGCTCGCCCATGTGGACACCGTGAGCGCCGCCCGCGACATGGACCTGATGCGGCAGGTGCTCGGCGACGACAAGCTGTCGTACTTCGGCATCTCCTACGGCACCGAACTCGGCGGCGTCTACGCCCATCTCTTCCCCGGCCGGGTGGGACGCGCGGTCCTGGACGCCGTGGTCGACCCCACCGAGGACCCCGAGCAGGGCTCCTACGGCCAGGCGAAGGGGTTCCAGCTCGCGCTGGACAACTACCTCAAGGACTGCGCCAAGAAGGGCGCGGCCTGCCCGACCGGCGGCGACCCGGCGGCCGGTACGGACCGGATCGTCGACTTCCTGAAGCGGCTCGACAAGAAGCCGCTGTCCACCGAGAGCGGCCGCAAGCTCACCCAGGACGGGGCGCTGAGCGGTATCGCCGCCGCGCTCTACGACAAGGAGAGCTGGAAGTACCTGACGCTCGGGCTGCAGGAGGCGATCCAGCTCGACGAGGGCAATCTGCTGCTCGCCATGGCGGATTCGATGTCCGGCCGCGACGATGACGGCCACTACAGCAATATCAACGCCGCCAATGCCGCGATCAACTGCGTGGACGACAGGCAGCGTTACACGGTGACCGATGTGAAGGCGCAGCTGCCGCGCTTCCGTAAGGCGTCACCGGTCTTCGGCGAGTATCTGGCCTGGGGCCTGCTCGGCTGCACCGACTGGCCGGTGGAGGGCACCACGGACACCCCGGACGTCAGCGCCAAGGGCTCGGCGCCGATCCTCGTGGTCGGCAACACCGGCGACCCGGCCACCCCGTACGAGGGGGCGCGGAAGATGGTCAAGGAGCTGGGCGCGGGCGTGGGCGTCGAGGTCACCTACAAGGGGCAGGGCCATGGCGCGTACAACAGCGGCAACGCCTGTATGACGAAGACCGTGAACGCCTATCTGCTGGACGGGAAGGTGCCCGCGAGCGGCACGACCTGCCGGTAA
- a CDS encoding alpha/beta hydrolase, with amino-acid sequence MSRPLRLGALSTALLLAVLAAGCGGGGGRPDTSARQKLDWSSCPAPSPDQDAAATKAPGGQWECATLHAPLDYRKPHGRTIGIAMIRAKATDRRHRIGSLIFNFGGPGGSGVATLPALANSYKQLRTRYDLVSFDPRGVGRSSGVRCLGDRQLDAYYAADSTPDNKAEVKSQLRRVKTYAAACEKNSGPILPYVGTTNAARDMDLMRSVLGDKKMHYFGVSYGTELGGVYAHLFPKKVGRALFDGVVDPMQTPEQGALAQAKGFQRALNDYLKACTKSTVSSCPTQPRIRTLLKRLDSRPVRGYGGRKLTESLADGGIAQSLYSRDYWQYLTQGIAGAQQGDGRILLALGDALNGRGPDGRYSTLQSALTAITCADFKQRYTVPDIERKLPAFRKVSPVFGDMMAWGLTQCTDWPVRGAWTTPDVSAKGAAPILVVGNTGDPATPYEGAGRMAKELGPGVGVELTYKGEGHGAYDGGNACVRKTVNAYLLQGKVPEKGKVCG; translated from the coding sequence GTGTCCCGACCTCTGCGCCTCGGTGCGCTGTCCACCGCTCTGCTGCTGGCCGTCCTGGCCGCCGGATGCGGTGGCGGCGGCGGACGGCCGGACACCTCGGCCCGTCAGAAGCTGGACTGGTCAAGCTGCCCCGCCCCCTCCCCGGACCAGGACGCGGCCGCCACCAAGGCCCCGGGTGGGCAGTGGGAGTGCGCGACGCTCCACGCGCCGCTGGACTACCGCAAGCCGCACGGCCGGACCATCGGCATCGCCATGATCCGCGCCAAGGCCACCGACCGGCGCCACCGGATCGGCTCGCTCATCTTCAACTTCGGCGGCCCCGGCGGTTCCGGCGTGGCCACTCTCCCGGCCCTCGCCAACAGCTACAAGCAGCTGCGCACCCGCTACGACCTGGTGAGCTTCGATCCGCGCGGGGTCGGCCGCAGCAGCGGGGTGCGCTGCCTGGGGGACCGGCAGCTCGACGCCTACTACGCCGCCGACTCCACCCCGGACAACAAGGCCGAGGTGAAGAGCCAGCTCCGCCGGGTCAAGACCTACGCCGCCGCCTGCGAGAAGAACTCCGGCCCGATCCTGCCCTACGTCGGCACCACCAACGCCGCCCGGGACATGGACCTCATGCGGAGCGTCCTCGGCGACAAGAAGATGCACTACTTCGGCGTCTCCTACGGCACCGAACTCGGCGGCGTCTACGCCCATCTGTTTCCGAAGAAGGTGGGGCGGGCCCTCTTCGACGGCGTCGTGGACCCCATGCAGACACCCGAGCAGGGCGCGCTCGCCCAGGCCAAGGGGTTTCAGCGCGCCCTGAACGACTATCTGAAGGCATGCACCAAGAGCACCGTCTCCAGCTGCCCCACCCAGCCGCGGATCCGCACGCTGCTGAAGCGGCTCGACAGCCGCCCGGTGCGCGGCTACGGCGGCCGGAAACTGACCGAGTCCCTGGCCGACGGCGGCATCGCCCAGTCCCTGTACTCCCGGGACTACTGGCAGTACCTCACCCAGGGGATCGCGGGCGCCCAGCAGGGCGACGGCAGAATCCTGCTGGCCCTGGGCGACGCCTTGAACGGACGCGGCCCGGACGGCCGCTACAGCACCCTGCAGTCCGCGCTGACCGCCATCACCTGCGCCGACTTCAAGCAGCGCTATACCGTCCCGGACATCGAGCGGAAGCTCCCCGCCTTCCGTAAGGTCTCCCCCGTCTTCGGCGACATGATGGCGTGGGGCCTGACGCAGTGCACCGACTGGCCGGTCCGCGGCGCCTGGACCACCCCCGACGTCAGCGCCAAGGGGGCCGCCCCGATCCTGGTCGTCGGCAACACCGGTGACCCGGCCACCCCGTACGAAGGTGCGGGGCGGATGGCGAAGGAGCTGGGGCCCGGGGTCGGGGTCGAGCTCACCTATAAGGGCGAGGGCCATGGGGCGTACGACGGCGGCAACGCCTGCGTCCGAAAGACCGTCAACGCCTATCTGCTGCAGGGCAAGGTGCCGGAGAAGGGCAAGGTCTGCGGCTAG
- a CDS encoding lysylphosphatidylglycerol synthase transmembrane domain-containing protein, translating to MIRDQEETAKQQGAQPPEEEARTPESLPHSKAPSGGRQEPPEAGDDCGPDGPEGHVDRVSGDEPLLPARVHRPADLLRLLLGVLGMAVVLAIAAFAHGTTAGLEKDIGHGANQAPPLLIDFAGLTAGVAVLVLPVAFAFERLIKRDGLRIADGVLAAVLAHGVSLATDLWVARAAPDSIREALTQPAPGGAFSDPVHGYLAPVIAYMTAVGMARRPRWRVAMWCVLLLDAFAVLVGGYTTPFSIILTVLIGWAVAYGTLYAVGSPNVRPTGQNLLGGLRRVGFNPVSAMRAEEPEDEHGGHGDRSRRYLVTLEDGPPLDVTVVDREQQAQGFFYGVWQRLTLRTITPPRSLQSLRQALEQEALLAYAAIAAGANAAKLIATSELGPDAVMLVYEHVGGRPLHALPDEAITDELLAGAWHQVQALQSRRIAHRRLDSDALLVDRNGTVILTDLRGGEIAAGDVVLRMDVAQLLTTLGLRVGAERSVAAAVAVLGPDAVADSLPLLQPLALGRGTRATLRQLARERAQRQRDAVLEASHAAKEAKEAEEAPQEAGAPEAATSDRRTSKAEKQAEKRAIEEAMEDAREEDLLSQIRQQVLLVRPQAPIEPERLERIKPRTLVSFCAGAFAAYFLLSQFTHLKLGALVGEANWIWVVFALVFSALTYLAAALSLLGFVPEKVPLPRTVLAQVAASFVKLVAPAAVGGVALNTRFLQRAGVRPGLAVASVGASQLFGLASHIVLLLTFGYITGTERTPALSPSRTVIAGLLTAAVLVLVVTAIPVLRKFVSTRVRSLFAGVVPRMLDVLQRPKKLLTGIGGTLLLTAANVMCLDSAIRAFGGELSYASIAVVFLAGNALGSAAPTPGGVGAVEAALIAGLTFAGLPYETAAPAVLLFRLMVFWLPVLPGWVAFTHLTRKEAL from the coding sequence GTGATACGAGATCAAGAAGAGACGGCGAAGCAGCAGGGTGCGCAGCCTCCGGAGGAGGAGGCCCGCACCCCGGAGTCGTTGCCGCACTCCAAGGCGCCGTCCGGCGGCCGGCAGGAGCCCCCGGAGGCAGGGGATGACTGCGGCCCGGACGGACCGGAGGGCCACGTGGACCGGGTCTCCGGGGACGAGCCGCTGCTGCCCGCCCGTGTCCACCGCCCGGCCGATCTGCTGCGGCTGCTGCTCGGGGTCCTCGGCATGGCCGTCGTCCTGGCCATCGCGGCCTTCGCCCATGGCACCACCGCGGGTCTGGAGAAGGACATCGGGCACGGCGCCAACCAGGCGCCCCCACTCCTGATCGACTTCGCGGGGCTCACGGCCGGGGTGGCCGTCCTCGTCCTGCCGGTGGCCTTCGCCTTCGAGCGGCTGATCAAACGGGACGGGCTGCGGATCGCCGACGGCGTGCTGGCCGCGGTGCTGGCCCACGGGGTGTCCCTCGCCACAGACCTCTGGGTCGCCAGGGCCGCCCCCGACTCGATCCGCGAAGCGCTCACCCAGCCCGCGCCCGGCGGCGCCTTCAGCGACCCCGTGCACGGCTATCTCGCCCCTGTCATCGCCTATATGACAGCCGTCGGCATGGCCCGGCGCCCGCGCTGGCGGGTGGCCATGTGGTGCGTCCTGCTGCTCGACGCCTTCGCGGTGCTCGTGGGCGGCTACACCACACCGTTCTCGATCATCCTTACGGTGCTCATCGGCTGGGCGGTGGCCTACGGCACGCTCTACGCGGTCGGTTCCCCCAATGTGCGCCCCACGGGCCAGAACCTGCTCGGCGGACTGCGCCGCGTCGGCTTCAACCCGGTCAGCGCCATGCGCGCCGAGGAGCCCGAGGACGAGCACGGCGGCCACGGCGACCGGAGCCGCCGCTATCTGGTCACCCTGGAGGACGGCCCGCCCCTGGACGTCACCGTGGTCGACCGCGAGCAGCAGGCCCAGGGCTTCTTCTACGGCGTCTGGCAGCGGCTGACCCTGCGGACGATCACCCCGCCCCGCAGCCTCCAGTCGCTGCGCCAGGCTCTGGAACAGGAGGCGCTACTCGCCTACGCGGCCATCGCGGCCGGGGCCAACGCGGCCAAGCTGATCGCCACCTCCGAGCTGGGCCCGGACGCCGTGATGCTGGTCTACGAGCATGTCGGCGGGCGTCCGCTGCACGCCCTGCCGGACGAGGCGATCACCGACGAGCTGCTGGCCGGGGCCTGGCACCAGGTCCAGGCGCTCCAGTCGCGGCGCATCGCCCACCGGCGACTGGACAGCGACGCCCTCCTGGTCGACCGCAACGGCACGGTCATCCTTACCGATCTGCGCGGCGGTGAGATCGCCGCCGGTGACGTGGTGCTGCGGATGGACGTCGCGCAGCTGCTGACCACCCTGGGCCTGCGCGTGGGCGCCGAGCGCTCCGTGGCCGCCGCGGTAGCGGTCCTCGGCCCGGACGCGGTCGCCGACAGCCTGCCGCTGCTGCAGCCCCTGGCGCTCGGCCGGGGCACCCGCGCGACCCTGCGACAGCTCGCGCGCGAGCGCGCCCAGCGCCAGCGGGACGCCGTCCTGGAGGCGTCCCACGCCGCCAAGGAGGCCAAGGAGGCCGAGGAGGCGCCCCAGGAGGCCGGGGCTCCGGAGGCGGCCACCAGCGACCGCAGGACCAGCAAGGCCGAGAAGCAGGCGGAGAAGCGCGCCATAGAAGAGGCGATGGAGGACGCCCGCGAGGAGGATCTGCTCTCCCAGATCCGGCAGCAGGTGCTGCTGGTGAGGCCGCAGGCGCCGATAGAGCCCGAGCGGCTGGAGCGCATCAAGCCGCGCACCCTGGTCAGCTTCTGCGCGGGGGCCTTCGCCGCGTACTTCCTGCTGTCCCAGTTCACCCATCTCAAGCTGGGCGCCCTGGTGGGCGAGGCCAACTGGATCTGGGTCGTCTTCGCGCTCGTCTTCTCCGCGCTCACCTATCTGGCCGCGGCGCTGAGCCTGCTCGGCTTCGTCCCGGAGAAGGTGCCGCTGCCGCGGACGGTGCTGGCGCAGGTCGCCGCCTCGTTCGTGAAGCTGGTGGCGCCCGCGGCGGTCGGCGGCGTCGCCCTCAACACCCGCTTCCTGCAGCGCGCGGGGGTGCGGCCGGGGCTCGCGGTGGCCAGCGTGGGCGCCTCCCAGCTGTTCGGGCTCGCCAGCCATATCGTGCTGCTGCTGACCTTCGGCTATATCACCGGCACCGAGCGCACCCCGGCGCTCTCGCCGTCCCGGACCGTGATCGCCGGGCTGCTGACGGCCGCCGTGCTGGTCCTGGTGGTGACCGCGATCCCCGTCCTGCGGAAGTTCGTGTCCACCCGGGTGCGGTCGCTGTTCGCGGGCGTCGTCCCGCGCATGCTGGATGTGCTGCAGCGGCCCAAGAAGCTGCTCACCGGCATCGGCGGCACCCTGCTGCTGACCGCCGCCAACGTGATGTGCCTCGACTCCGCGATCCGGGCGTTCGGCGGTGAGCTGAGCTACGCGAGCATCGCCGTCGTCTTCCTCGCGGGCAACGCCCTGGGGTCGGCGGCGCCCACCCCCGGCGGTGTGGGCGCGGTCGAGGCCGCCCTGATCGCGGGTCTGACCTTCGCCGGGCTGCCGTACGAGACCGCGGCGCCCGCGGTGCTGCTCTTCCGGCTGATGGTCTTCTGGCTGCCGGTGCTGCCCGGCTGGGTGGCCTTCACCCACCTCACCCGCAAAGAGGCGCTGTAG
- a CDS encoding MGMT family protein codes for MSRESGESREPADGDGADELPEYAERVLDVAESIPSGRVMTYGDVAEWLEEGGPRQVGRVMALYGGAVPWWRVVRADGVLLPGHELRALDHYREEGTPLREAGRSAEGHVPRIDMARARWDGGGQDHGR; via the coding sequence ATGAGCCGAGAGAGTGGGGAGAGCAGGGAGCCGGCGGACGGGGATGGCGCCGACGAGCTGCCCGAGTACGCCGAGCGGGTGCTGGACGTGGCCGAGTCGATTCCCTCCGGCCGGGTGATGACCTACGGGGACGTCGCGGAATGGCTGGAGGAGGGCGGGCCGCGCCAGGTGGGGCGGGTGATGGCGCTCTACGGGGGCGCCGTGCCGTGGTGGCGGGTGGTGCGCGCGGACGGTGTGCTGCTGCCCGGCCATGAGCTGCGCGCTCTTGACCACTACCGCGAGGAGGGCACCCCGCTGCGCGAGGCGGGACGCTCGGCCGAGGGCCATGTGCCGCGGATCGATATGGCCAGGGCGCGGTGGGACGGGGGCGGGCAGGACCACGGCCGGTAG